A single Planctomicrobium piriforme DNA region contains:
- a CDS encoding RidA family protein → MTMGTREQRLQELGYPLDRVPKSGGLFDPVAVVGTLVYASGQVPFDGDELIAPGKVPTEVSQETATQAAALCAANILRTVRQQFGSLDAIERVVRITGYVNSSPDFTLQHLVMNGASKLVREVFGEQGRHARTALGVAQLPLGSSVELEMILQLKQGS, encoded by the coding sequence ATGACAATGGGAACGCGCGAACAGCGGTTGCAGGAACTGGGGTATCCCTTAGACCGGGTGCCGAAAAGCGGCGGGTTGTTCGACCCGGTGGCGGTGGTTGGGACGCTCGTTTACGCGTCAGGTCAGGTGCCCTTCGACGGCGACGAACTGATCGCGCCTGGCAAAGTTCCCACCGAAGTCTCGCAGGAAACGGCGACTCAGGCCGCGGCGTTGTGCGCTGCGAACATCCTCCGCACGGTCCGACAGCAGTTCGGCTCGCTCGATGCGATCGAACGGGTGGTGCGGATCACCGGCTACGTCAACTCTTCGCCAGACTTCACCCTGCAGCACCTGGTCATGAACGGTGCTTCAAAACTGGTGCGGGAGGTCTTCGGAGAGCAGGGACGTCATGCCCGCACGGCACTTGGTGTCGCACAGTTACCGCTTGGCAGCAGCGTCGAACTGGAGATGATCCTGCAGCTCAAGCAAGGGAGTTGA
- a CDS encoding SGNH/GDSL hydrolase family protein: protein MRISFAWTLGLSLLCLNVVAAAPPAELTITGDWSVKVIVPAHDGQPEKSAEIQIDPPQIVTVTAEKYTNLPVFNPAAPGYARGAHLKGVEAQEVTTPHLLDPESLVVRTGQKDTDELLVRGKDYESDLSWGNLGRLEGGKIDPKQPVYASYKHNQLRLDTIVLTPAGDIKYRPGQPAAGSPQAPELASGERRLANIWLPGKVAKLTDDNLFPILETKYPAPPASTPSIAEQRIPKTMAKLRSGEPVKILAWGDSVTDGRYLPEYAQNRWQARFVDQLKERFPQAKIELVTEAWGGRNTATYLAVPPGEPHNYAETVLAVKPDLIVSEFVNDAGLKPADVETRYSKFLADFQGMGSEWIILTPHYVRPDWMGLTKEKGIDQDPRPYVTGLREFSEKHNVALADASLRYGRLWRQGLPYSTLMSNSINHPDPTGMLIFVDALMELFPER from the coding sequence GTGAGAATTTCGTTTGCCTGGACGCTGGGACTGTCGCTGCTGTGTCTGAACGTCGTCGCTGCCGCGCCGCCGGCAGAGTTGACGATCACTGGCGATTGGTCCGTGAAGGTGATCGTGCCGGCCCACGATGGGCAGCCTGAAAAGTCTGCTGAAATTCAAATCGATCCGCCCCAAATCGTCACTGTCACCGCAGAGAAGTACACGAACCTGCCGGTCTTCAATCCAGCCGCGCCAGGTTACGCGCGCGGGGCGCATCTCAAGGGGGTCGAAGCACAGGAAGTGACCACCCCGCATCTCCTCGATCCCGAAAGCCTGGTGGTGCGGACTGGTCAAAAAGACACAGACGAACTTCTGGTTCGCGGCAAGGATTACGAATCGGACCTGAGCTGGGGGAACCTCGGGCGACTGGAAGGCGGCAAAATTGACCCCAAGCAACCGGTCTATGCCAGCTACAAGCACAACCAACTGCGGCTCGACACGATCGTGCTGACGCCCGCTGGTGACATCAAATATCGCCCCGGTCAACCGGCCGCAGGCAGCCCGCAGGCACCGGAACTCGCTTCCGGTGAACGGCGGCTCGCGAACATCTGGCTGCCAGGCAAGGTCGCCAAACTGACCGACGACAATCTCTTTCCGATTCTGGAAACCAAGTACCCCGCGCCGCCTGCGTCGACTCCCAGTATCGCCGAACAGCGGATTCCCAAGACGATGGCGAAACTGCGCTCCGGCGAGCCGGTGAAAATTCTCGCCTGGGGCGACAGCGTCACCGATGGCCGCTATCTGCCTGAATACGCACAAAACCGCTGGCAGGCCCGATTCGTAGATCAACTGAAAGAACGCTTCCCCCAAGCCAAAATCGAACTTGTCACCGAAGCCTGGGGCGGACGGAACACAGCGACCTACCTGGCCGTGCCGCCTGGCGAACCGCACAACTATGCCGAAACCGTGCTCGCCGTGAAGCCCGACTTGATCGTGTCCGAATTCGTCAACGACGCCGGCCTGAAGCCGGCCGATGTCGAAACGCGCTATTCAAAATTCCTGGCCGACTTTCAGGGGATGGGCAGCGAGTGGATCATTCTCACACCGCATTACGTCCGGCCTGACTGGATGGGACTGACCAAGGAAAAGGGGATCGATCAAGATCCCCGACCCTATGTCACCGGCCTGCGGGAATTCAGCGAGAAGCACAACGTCGCGCTCGCCGACGCCTCACTCCGCTACGGGCGACTTTGGCGACAAGGCCTCCCATACAGCACGCTGATGTCGAACTCGATCAACCACCCCGATCCCACCGGCATGTTGATCTTCGTGGATGCGCTGATGGAACTGTTTCCGGAGCGTTGA